From a single Microbacterium terrisoli genomic region:
- the pcaG gene encoding protocatechuate 3,4-dioxygenase subunit alpha, giving the protein MTENTSPEKVLTKTAGQTIGPFYAYGTVYPKMHEVAHPHSPGAVVLGGTVYDGADAPVPDSMVEIFGADGDGSVPRARGSFHRDDHTFTGFGRSFTNDEGHYEFWTRNPGAAAGKAPFFAVVVFARGLPDKLHTRIYLPDDEAALAADPLLATLSPQERATLIATRLPDGSLQHDIRLQGERETVFLTF; this is encoded by the coding sequence ATGACCGAGAACACGTCACCCGAGAAGGTGCTGACCAAGACCGCAGGCCAGACGATCGGCCCGTTCTACGCGTACGGCACGGTGTATCCGAAGATGCACGAGGTCGCCCACCCGCACAGCCCCGGCGCGGTCGTGCTCGGCGGCACCGTGTACGACGGCGCGGACGCTCCCGTACCGGACTCGATGGTCGAGATCTTCGGCGCCGACGGCGACGGCAGCGTGCCGCGGGCACGGGGGTCGTTCCACCGCGACGACCACACGTTCACAGGGTTCGGCCGCTCCTTCACGAACGATGAGGGTCACTACGAGTTCTGGACGCGCAACCCCGGCGCGGCCGCGGGCAAGGCGCCCTTCTTCGCTGTGGTCGTGTTCGCCCGAGGTCTGCCCGACAAGCTGCACACGCGCATCTACCTGCCCGATGATGAGGCGGCGCTGGCCGCCGACCCGCTGCTGGCGACGCTGTCACCGCAGGAGCGCGCTACGCTCATCGCGACGCGCCTGCCCGACGGGTCCCTGCAGCACGACATCCGTCTGCAGGGCGAGCGCGAGACGGTGTTCCTCACCTTCTAG